Proteins co-encoded in one Saprospira grandis genomic window:
- a CDS encoding LytR/AlgR family response regulator transcription factor yields the protein MQTYSVLVADDEPLALSLVEKYVKQIPFLQLIGSHNNALSVLEQLEEEWVDILILDIQMPNLSGMQLAQQLAGQGHKIIFTTAFEQYAIQGYKVNAVDYLLKPFAFEELLSAAQKAKQQLQAVTVVQEDYLILKSDYKLQQIALDDILYIEGLKDYVRIHRKSTDKSLLSLLSMKSLQARLPRHRFMRVHRSYIVNLDKISTIERGQLIFGKQHIPVSDKYKEAFQDFIDRRSV from the coding sequence ATGCAAACCTATTCTGTCCTTGTGGCCGACGATGAGCCTTTGGCGCTTTCCTTAGTAGAAAAATACGTTAAGCAAATTCCCTTTTTGCAGCTGATTGGCAGCCATAATAATGCCTTATCCGTACTAGAGCAACTAGAAGAAGAGTGGGTAGACATACTCATTCTCGATATTCAGATGCCCAATCTTTCGGGCATGCAGTTGGCCCAACAACTGGCTGGGCAGGGGCATAAAATTATATTCACTACAGCTTTTGAACAGTATGCCATTCAGGGCTATAAGGTCAATGCTGTCGATTATCTGCTCAAGCCCTTTGCCTTTGAAGAGCTGCTCTCGGCAGCCCAAAAGGCCAAGCAGCAACTGCAGGCGGTTACGGTAGTGCAGGAAGATTACCTCATTCTCAAGTCCGATTATAAACTGCAACAAATTGCCCTAGATGATATACTCTATATCGAGGGCCTAAAAGATTATGTGCGCATTCATCGCAAATCTACTGATAAAAGTTTGCTTAGCCTACTGAGCATGAAGAGCTTGCAGGCCCGCTTGCCTCGGCATCGCTTTATGCGGGTGCATCGCTCCTATATTGTCAATTTAGACAAGATATCGACCATTGAAAGGGGGCAGTTGATTTTTGGCAAACAGCATATTCCCGTTTCAGACAAATACAAAGAGGCCTTTCAAGATTTTATTGATCGCCGATCGGTCTAA
- a CDS encoding sensor histidine kinase, which translates to MQKEDCGFDFSPSWRKFIFHFLPWLILLISPILWIDWTHTHIPWQKFLFKHTLNLGFNVVVFYLNFYVWVPQLLIKRKHRAFLGRNLAFLLPMLFFLYFVYSQIISGYMLVNEGHLHKPPIFLLLFGDSLAFSLSVGVASAIRVTQRLQSEKDRYQEMENEHLKSELLYLKYQLQPHFFFNTLNNIYALIDLAPKMAQENVLRLSRLMRYVLYHSDEMVVPLADEIQFLQNYVELMRLRYAEHVQIEMEFPKEEGLQVPPLLLIPLLENAFKHGVDARQPSFIQLSLRLDEEWLCFEVKNSLFPKTETDKSGSGIGLENLCKRLELFYPEKNYQFEQGAQSNYFLARLCLPK; encoded by the coding sequence ATGCAAAAAGAAGACTGCGGTTTTGACTTTTCTCCGAGCTGGCGCAAATTTATTTTTCATTTTCTGCCCTGGCTTATCTTGTTGATTTCCCCGATTTTATGGATTGATTGGACGCATACGCATATCCCTTGGCAAAAGTTTTTGTTCAAGCACACATTAAACCTAGGGTTTAATGTAGTCGTCTTTTACCTGAACTTCTATGTTTGGGTGCCTCAGTTACTCATCAAGCGAAAGCATCGGGCCTTTTTGGGGCGCAATTTGGCTTTTTTGCTGCCGATGTTATTCTTTTTATACTTTGTCTATAGCCAAATAATAAGTGGATATATGTTGGTCAATGAAGGACATTTACATAAGCCGCCTATATTTTTGTTGCTATTTGGTGATAGCCTGGCTTTTTCTTTAAGTGTAGGCGTAGCTAGTGCCATTCGGGTAACGCAGCGCTTGCAAAGTGAGAAAGACCGATATCAGGAAATGGAGAACGAGCATTTAAAGTCGGAGTTGCTTTATTTGAAATATCAATTGCAGCCTCATTTCTTTTTCAACACCTTAAATAACATCTATGCGCTAATTGATTTGGCGCCTAAAATGGCCCAAGAAAATGTGCTTCGTCTTAGCCGCTTGATGCGCTACGTCTTATATCATTCTGATGAAATGGTGGTTCCTTTAGCCGATGAAATACAGTTTTTGCAAAACTATGTCGAGCTAATGCGCCTGCGTTATGCGGAGCATGTACAAATAGAGATGGAATTTCCGAAGGAAGAGGGTTTGCAAGTACCTCCACTCTTGCTCATTCCGCTTTTGGAAAATGCCTTTAAGCATGGGGTCGATGCTCGGCAGCCTTCTTTTATCCAGTTGTCTTTGCGGCTAGATGAAGAATGGCTCTGCTTTGAGGTAAAAAACTCCTTATTTCCCAAAACTGAAACGGATAAAAGTGGTTCGGGTATAGGTTTAGAAAACCTCTGCAAGCGCCTAGAGCTCTTTTATCCAGAAAAAAACTATCAATTTGAGCAAGGGGCCCAATCCAATTACTTCTTGGCCCGGCTTTGCCTTCCAAAATAA
- a CDS encoding ATP-dependent DNA helicase: protein MQTEEIDLNADFQACLEDIEAGTPAMFITGKAGTGKSTLLREFVRRTQKKVVVLAPTGIAALNIGGQTIHSFFGFPARPLQRSEIKPRKNHRLYKAIDTIIIDEISMVRADMMDQIDFFMRINGRDRYLPFGGAQIIMFGDLFQLPPVISSPEVRQQLQERYESPYFFSAEVFFQMDIIMAELREVYRQADRRFIGLLDAVRQSTMDYDEFMELNERHIPDFPEQSDFYITLAARNARVDEVNRARLRVLQGEEYSYIAEVSGQMNVQPAPSPLRLKLGAQVVFLKNDPKRRYANGTIGKVVYLDFDEIQVQVYGPFGDLQTIKVEKFEWEMMTHELNDAGEIETKVSGSFTQYPLRLAWAMTIHKSQGKTFDRVLLDMPKGAFEFGQTYVALSRCRTLEGLVLKHPLKPQDIRVDPRVVEFYQQHF, encoded by the coding sequence ATGCAGACAGAAGAGATTGACTTAAATGCCGACTTTCAGGCTTGTTTGGAGGATATAGAGGCAGGGACTCCCGCCATGTTTATTACGGGAAAAGCAGGAACGGGAAAATCTACCCTGCTCCGAGAGTTTGTCCGAAGAACCCAGAAAAAAGTAGTGGTGCTGGCGCCTACCGGCATTGCCGCCCTTAATATTGGGGGACAAACGATTCATTCTTTTTTTGGCTTTCCGGCCCGCCCCTTACAAAGGAGCGAAATTAAGCCCAGAAAAAACCACCGCTTATATAAAGCCATTGATACGATTATTATTGATGAGATTTCTATGGTCCGTGCCGATATGATGGACCAAATAGATTTCTTTATGCGGATTAACGGAAGAGACCGCTACCTTCCCTTTGGGGGGGCTCAGATTATTATGTTTGGCGACCTCTTTCAGTTGCCGCCCGTGATTAGTAGCCCAGAAGTAAGACAACAGCTGCAAGAGCGCTATGAAAGTCCCTACTTCTTTTCGGCCGAGGTCTTTTTCCAGATGGACATCATCATGGCCGAACTCCGAGAGGTGTACCGACAGGCCGACCGCCGATTTATTGGCCTTTTGGATGCTGTTCGTCAAAGTACTATGGATTATGATGAATTTATGGAGCTGAATGAGCGGCATATTCCCGACTTTCCGGAGCAATCAGATTTTTATATTACCCTAGCGGCCAGAAATGCCCGAGTAGATGAGGTCAATCGGGCGAGGTTGCGGGTTTTGCAAGGGGAGGAGTACAGCTATATTGCGGAGGTTTCTGGGCAGATGAATGTACAACCGGCCCCCTCGCCGCTACGGTTAAAGTTGGGCGCGCAGGTGGTCTTTTTAAAGAACGACCCCAAAAGGCGCTATGCCAACGGGACCATTGGCAAGGTGGTTTATCTAGATTTTGATGAAATACAGGTGCAGGTCTATGGTCCTTTTGGCGACCTACAAACGATCAAGGTAGAAAAATTTGAGTGGGAGATGATGACCCATGAGCTCAATGATGCTGGCGAGATTGAGACCAAGGTTAGCGGAAGCTTTACCCAATATCCGTTGCGTTTGGCTTGGGCCATGACCATTCATAAGAGCCAGGGCAAAACCTTTGATCGAGTATTATTGGATATGCCCAAGGGGGCTTTTGAGTTTGGGCAAACCTATGTGGCCTTGAGTCGCTGCCGTACTTTAGAGGGCTTAGTGCTCAAGCACCCCTTAAAGCCCCAAGATATTCGGGTAGACCCCAGGGTAGTCGAATTTTACCAACAACATTTTTAG